One stretch of Arachis hypogaea cultivar Tifrunner chromosome 20, arahy.Tifrunner.gnm2.J5K5, whole genome shotgun sequence DNA includes these proteins:
- the LOC112786050 gene encoding zinc finger BED domain-containing protein RICESLEEPER 2-like, producing MTLTLDNASANDTCQDHLKSTLNMHNWLLCDGEFFHICCSAHILNLIVQDGLKIAHDAFDKIRESVKYVRGLESRMIRFKECVSAIQCLLFTSGLHLDVTTRWSSTYIMLESDIKYRKAFEYLKATDHAYRHCPSVDEWGRAKRICEFLYLFYETTNLISSTSYPTSNLYFLQVYHIQCILMRILRSEDKLLTSMGEKMMNKFKKYWKKYSIILAFGAILDHRLKIVTLELMYEEIDVETVKGRWNM from the coding sequence ATGACTCTTACATTAGATAACGCATCTGCTAATGATACATGCCAAGATCATTTGAAAAGTACTTTAAATATGCATAATTGGTTGTTGTGTGATGGGGAGTTCTTTCATATTTGTTGTTCTGCTCATATCTTGAATCTCATTGTGCAAGATGGATTAAAAATTGCTCATGATGCATTTGATAAGATTAGGGAAAGTGTGAAATATGTAAGGGGATTGGAAAGTAGAATGATAAGGTTTAAAGAATGTGTTTCAGCGATTCAGTGTTTGCTTTTTACAAGTGGATTGCATCTAGATGTTACTACTCGATGGAGTTCTACATACATTATGCTCGAAAGTGATATCAAGTATCGGAAGGCCTTTGAGTATTTGAAGGCAACCGATCATGCTTATAGGCATTGTCCTTCGGTTGATGAATGGGGGAGAGCTAAAAGGATATGTGAATTTTTATACCTCTTTTATGAAACTACTAATTTGATTTCTAGCACATCTTACCCTACTTCGAATTTGTATTTTCTACAAGTCTATCATATTCAATGTATTTTGATGAGAATTTTGAGAAGTGAAGATAAGCTTCTAACGAGCATGGGAGAAAAGATGATGAACAAATTTAAGAAGTATTGGAAAAAGTATAGTATCATTCTTGCATTTGGTGCTATTCTTGATCATAGGCTTAAGATTGTTACTTTAGAGCTTATGTATGAAGAGATTGATGTTGAGACTGTGAAGGGAAGGTGGAacatgtga